A window of Mytilus edulis chromosome 10, xbMytEdul2.2, whole genome shotgun sequence contains these coding sequences:
- the LOC139490719 gene encoding low-density lipoprotein receptor-related protein 6-like produces MRLYSNFVLICHLYFTVFYTYKLEETRPHLIFADYSKINAIELETWTNITLLNDLNGATSVDYHYEKGLIFWTDVIARHISVTGITNDLLRNNEAIVRTKMGVSFGMAVDWINDHIYWTDETFQSVHVSNLHGENRRTLIENAIENPRGVALTPSDRILFFSDCGSTYPRIERCGLDGKDRETIVANVGEPISLTIDHKVKRIYWTDRLKKGIYSAKFDGSCIKTVMKKSNYLAEPYGIAVHKDKVYWTNWRKGEILRTDKYASYEVEKVFSNVLNYPIGLVVYDNTKQQTLAYNKCGSTNGGCSHLCLPSAPWSDNILGYSCTCSDGHVLENDKKTCSYNGRNVKILHTEKGTIAETDIDSGHRNTLSVMSTSNLVGIDYDYDRDLMFWTDSYNQNIYVYFLNFVGKSTAGFGLKRLLPDRVYTPDSIAVDWIYKHIYWTDQSDWQIHVCDYYGVYRKTFVTKELKYPDALALSPKDGLMFFSDFDSIFGGKILRSAMDGSDRKTIINKGVNEVFGIAVDQQGRRIYWTDASLQTIKSATFDGTDVHTIITFTEESSPNPCGIDVFGEMIYWTNYNDQSVYTVHKYTGIDNKPFLTNLHSPKHMKIVSKESQKEGFNRCGENNGHCDHLCLPVPVTQLTYKGYSCACSDGFLLEDNVHCILKESATLVKDEL; encoded by the exons ATGAGGCTTTATAGTAACTTCGTTCTTATTTGTCAtctttattttacagttttttatacttataaattAGAAG AGACAAGACCACATTTAATATTTGCTGATTATTCAAAAATAAACGCAATTGAACTGGAAACTTGGACAAATATAACCCTACTCAATGATTTAAATGGCGCTACATCTGTAGACTACCATTATGAAAAAGGTTTGATTTTCTGGACAGATGTCATCGCAAGACACATATCAGT TACAGGAATAACCAATGACTTATTACGAAATAATGAAGCTATTGTTAGAACTAAGATGGGTGTCAGTTTTGGAATGGCTGTGGACTGGATTAATGACCATATTTACTGGACGGATGAAACCTTTCAGAGTGTGCATGTCTCTAATCTGCATGGTGAAAATCGCAGAACACTGATTGAAAATGCGATAGAAAATCCGAGAGGTGTAGCACTTACTCCATCGGATAG AATCCTTTTCTTTTCTGATTGTGGAAGTACCTATCCAAGGATAGAGCGGTGTGGGTTAGATGGCAAAGACAGAGAAACTATAGTTGCAAATGTTGGAGAACCTATTAGTTTAACAATAG ACCATAAAGTGAAAAGAATTTACTGGACTGATAGACTAAAGAAAGGGATATATTCAGCCAAGTTTGATGGTAGTTGCATCAAAACTGTCATGAAAAAATCGAATTATTTGGCTGAACCTTATGGAATTGCTGTTCACAAAGACAAAGTATACTGGACAAATTGGAGAAAAGGAGAAATATTGCGGACTGATAAGTATGCTAGCTACGAAGTTGAAAAGGTATTTTCGAACGTTTTAAACTATCCCATCGGCCTGGTAGTATATGACAACACTAAACAACAAACATTGG CTTATAATAAATGTGGCTCAACTAATGGTGGCTGTTCACATTTATGTCTACCGTCGGCTCCATGGTCTGACAACATACTTGGGTATTCATGCACTTGTTCTGATGGTCATGTacttgaaaatgataaaaagacatgtTCATATAATG GAAGGAATGTTAAGATATTACATACAGAGAAAGGGACAATTGCTGAAACAGACATTGATTCGGGTCATCGAAATACCCTGTCTGTAATGTCTACCTCAAACCTGGTCGGAATTGACTATGACTATGATCGAGATCTGATGTTTTGGACAGATAGTTACAATCAAAACATTTATGT CTATTTTCTCAATTTCGTTGGCAAGTCGACGGCGGGATTTGGATTGAAACGTTTGCTTCCAGACCGTGTCTACACACCAGACAGCATAGCTGTAGATTggatatataaacatatatactgGACTGATCAATCTGATTGGCAGATACATGTCTGTGACTATTATGGTGTATATAGGAAAACATTTGTGACCAAAGAATTAAAATATCCTGATGCACTGGCCTTGTCTCCAAAGGATGG gtTGATGTTTTTTTCGGATTTTGATTCAATATTTGGTGGTAAAATCTTACGATCTGCTATGGATGGAAGTGATCGAAAGACTATCATAAATAAAGGAGTTAATGAAGTGTTTGGTATAGCTGTTG ATCAACAAGGTCGTCGGATATACTGGACAgatgcttctttacaaacaattAAATCTGCAACATTTGATGGGACAGATGTGCATACAATTATAACGTTCACCGAGGAATCGTCACCCAATCCTTGTGGCATAGACGTTTTTGGGGAAATGATATATTGGACAAATTATAACGACCAAAGTGTCTATACAGTACACAAATATACGGGTATAGATAACAAACCATTTCTGACAAACCTTCATAGTCCAAAACATATGAAGATAGTTTCAAAGGAATCACAAAAAGAAG GATTTAATAGGTGTGGGGAAAATAATGGACACTGTGATCATCTTTGCTTACCGGTTCCTGTTACACAACTTACATATAAAGGATACTCATGTGCGTGCTCAGATGGCTTTCTGCTAGAAGACAATGTTCATTGCATTCTGAAAG AGTCTGCAACATTGGTAAAAGATGAGCTGTGA
- the LOC139492659 gene encoding uncharacterized protein, whose protein sequence is MDAPALSAFGGILSASETDNPDFHKWNMVKFLYCGGSSYLGNRSKTVGYKFKQIYLRGFSVFVALIDHRIKHTDLSSADNVNLAGTSAGGIGAFIYGDFSRDKLSSVESLHVLLDGVMFPDQPSYTGEHIMANLLKKTCYFHNIKDSVSIKDCTSESKISEQWACLQPDYYYKHVYTPAFFIQSLHDTWFSAHALGVQCSSNGCKASEIQTIDESRQHFQIIFQNVMLSKGDGLFVSSCPFHWVLLKSTFYENLNINGTTVADAVGQWYFHRKMTPAHHIQSESLTAMKNKCNNIH, encoded by the exons ATGGATGCTCCAGCCCTTTCAGCATTTGGTGGCATACTGTCTGCTAGTGAAACAGACAACCCAGATTTCCATAAATGGAATATGGTCAAGTTTCTCTATTGTGGTGGATCGTCATATTTAG gaaaCAGAAGCAAAACAGTAGGGTATAAATTTAAGCAGATCTATCTAAGAGGATTTTCTGTGTTTGTTGCTTTGATAGACCATCGCATTAAACATACAGATCTCTCCTCGGCTGATAATGTTAACCTAGCCGGAACATCAG CTGGTGGAATTGGTGCTTTTATTTATGGTGACTTTTCACGAGACAAGCTGTCCTCTGTGGAATCTCTCCACGTTTTACTTGATGGTGTTATGTTTCCAGACCAGCCTAGTTATACTGGAGAACATATCATGGCTAATTTATTGAAGAAGACATGTTATTTTCACAACATTAAAG attcaGTGAGTATTAAAGATTGTACCTCAGAGTCGAAGATTTCAGAACAGTGGGCGTGTCTACAGCCTGACTACTACTACAAACATGTCTACACTCCTGCCTTTTTTATACAATCTCTCCACGACACATGGTTTTCAGCACATGCATTAGGTGTACAGTGTTCATCAAATGGCTGTAAAGCGTCAGAAATTCAAACTATTGATGAAAGTCGACAACATTTCCAAATCATATTCCAAAATGTGATGTTATCAAAAGGAGACGGTTTATTTGTTTCGTCATGTCCATTTCACTGGGTTTTgttaaaatctacattttatgaaaatttgaatattaatgGTACTACTGTTGCTGATGCAGTTGGTCAGTGGTATTTCCATAGGAAAATGACCCCTGCACATCATATTCAGAGTGAATCACTTActgcaatgaaaaataaatgtaacaataTACACTag